The following are encoded together in the Choloepus didactylus isolate mChoDid1 chromosome 7, mChoDid1.pri, whole genome shotgun sequence genome:
- the LOC119539891 gene encoding LOW QUALITY PROTEIN: matrin-3-like (The sequence of the model RefSeq protein was modified relative to this genomic sequence to represent the inferred CDS: substituted 2 bases at 2 genomic stop codons), with amino-acid sequence MGDPFMLQQSTNPAPGILGPPPPSFHLGGPAVGPRGNLGAGNGNLQGPRHMQKGXVETSRVVHIMDFQGGKNLKYQLLQLVEPFGVISNHLILNKINEAFIEMATTEDAXAAVDYYTTTPALVFGKPVRVHLSQKYKRIKKPEGKPDQKFDQKQELGCVIHLSNLPHSGYSDSAVLKLAEPYGKIKNCILMRMKSQAFIEMETREDAMAMVDHCLKKALWFQGRCVKLDLSEKYKKLVLRIPNRGMDLLKKDKSQKRSYSPDGKESPSDKKSKTDGSQKTESTGEGKEQEEKSGEDGEKDMKDDLTEQEPNMLLESEDELLVDEEEAAALLESGSSVGDETDLANLGDVSSEGKKKPSDKAVKEDANASSSAAAKKKLKKCRFPGSMEGFVTLDEVDDEEDLELQKLCKSGMAFKSCDKNDDGLVEIKVDKMEELDQENEAALENGIKNEENTEPGAESAENADDPNKDPSENADDQSDENKDYTIPDEYRIGPYQPNVPVGIDYVIPKTGFYCKLCSLFYTNEEVAKNTHCSSLPHYQKLKNFLNKLAEECRQKKEA; translated from the exons ATGGGGGATCCGTTCATGTTGCAACAATCTACAAACCCAGCACCAGGAATTCTGGGACCTCCACCTCCCTCATTTCATCTTGGGGGACCAGCAGTTGGACCAAGAGGAAATCTGGGTGCTGGAAATGGAAACCTGCAAGGACCAAGACACATGCAAAAAGGCTGAGTGGAAACTAGCAGAGTTGTTCACATCATGGATTTTCAGGGAGGGAAAAACTTGAAGTACCAACTGTTACAGCTGGTGGAACCATTTGGAGTTATTTCAAATCATCTgattctaaataaaattaatgaggCATTTATTGAAATGGCAACCACAGAAGATGCTTAGGCTGCAGTTGATTATTATACAACCACACCAGCATTAGTATTTGGCAAGCCAGTGAGAGTTCATTTGTCCCAGaagtataaaagaataaagaaacctGAAGGGAAGCCAGATCAGAAGTTTGATCAAAAGCAAGAGCTTGGATGTGTGATACATCTCAGCAATTTACCCCATTCTGGCTACTCTGACAGTGCTGTCCTCAAACTTGCTGAGCCCTATGGGAAAATAAAGAATTGTATACTGATGAGGATGAAAAGTCAGGCCTTTATTGAGATGGAGACCAGAGAAGATGCAATGGCAATGGTTGATCATTGTTTGAAAAAGGCCCTTTGGTTTCAGGGGAGATGTGTGAAGCTTGATCTGTCTGAGAAATATAAAAAACTGGTACTGAGGATTCCCAACAGAGGCATGGACTTACTGAAAAAAGATAAATCCCAAAAAAGATCTTATTCTCCAGATGGCAAAGAATCTCCAAGTGATAAGAAATCCAAAACTGATGGTTCCCAGAAGACTGAAAGTACAGgtgaaggaaaagaacaagaagagaagtcaggtgaagatggagagaaagatATGAAAGATGACCTGACAGAACAAGAACCTAACATGCTTCTTGAATCTGAAGATGAGCTACTTGTAGATGAAGAAGAGGCAGCGGCACTGCTTGAAAGTGGGAGTTCAGTGGGAGATGAGACCGATCTTGCAAATTTAGGTGATGTGTCTTCTGAAGGGAAAAAGAAGCCTTCAGACAAAGCTGTGAAAGAAGATGCAAATGCAAGTTCTTCAGCAGCAGCGAAGAAAAAGCTTAAAAAGTGTCGTTTCCCAGGGAGTATGGAAGGTTTTGTCACTCTAGATGAGGTTGATGATGAGGAAGATTTGGAACTACAGAAACTTTGTAAATCGGGCATGGCATTTAAATCTTGTGACAAAAATGATGATGGTTTGGTTGAAATTAAGGTGGACAAGATGGAGGAACTTGATCAAGAAAACGAAGCAGCAttggaaaatggaattaaaaatgaggaaaatacagAACCAGGTGCTGAATCTGCAGAGAATGCTGATGATCCCAACAAAGATCCAAGTGAAAATGCAGATGACCAAAGTGATGAAAACAAGGACTATACAATCCCAGATGAGTATAGAATTGGACCGTATCAGCCCAATGTTCCTGTTG GTATAGACTATGTGATACCTAAAACAGGGTTTTACTGTAAGCTGTGTTCACTCTTTTATACAAATGAAGAAGTTGCAAAGAATACTCATTGCAGCAGCCTTCCTCATTATCAGAAATTGAAGAATTTTCTGAATAAATTGGCAGAAGAATGCAGGCAGAAGAAGGAAGCTTAA
- the LOC119540748 gene encoding olfactory receptor 2G3-like: MKGTNLSSPAGFILLGFSDQPQLEMVLFLVISVIHILTLMGNTAIKLVSYLNPKLYTPMYFFLSNFAFLDLCFTTSIVPQMLWNLKFPEKTISYTGCVIQLYVALGLGSTECVLLTVMAYDCFSAICWPLHYGIIMHPKLLQQLGAVAWISGFVESTVQTVLVLQLPLCSHHRVDDFVCEVPALMKIACVDTTFLENELTIAGALYVITPLGLILVSYGCIVGSVLRIKSAEGRRRAFGTCGSHLIVVVLFFGTLISVYIQPKSKYTQNHSKFLTLFYTVVTPSLNPLIYTLRKKTLKGLRIGCLKETQVKQKCETYSSNPSDTGYFRHRFSFHVGRDISIIHIKVFPFSEVL; the protein is encoded by the coding sequence ATGAAAGGGACAAATTTGAGCAGCCCAGCAGGTTTTAtcctccttggcttttctgaccAGCCCCAGCTGGAGATGGTTCTCTTTCTGGTCATCTCTGTCATCCACATTCTGACACTGATGGGGAACACAGCCATCAAACTGGTCTCATACCTCAACCCCAAACTCTACacacccatgtatttcttcctctctaattttgCCTTCCTGGACCTCTGTTTCACAACCAGTATTGTCCCACAGATGCTTTGGAATCTCAAGTTCCCTGAGAAGACCATTAGCTACACTGGTTGTGTGATCCAGCTGTATGTTGCTTTGGGGCTGGGCTCCACAGAATGTGTCCTCCTgactgtgatggcctatgactgcttcagtgccatctgctggcccCTCCACTATGGCATAATCATGCACCCAAAGCTTCTTCAGCAACTGGGAGCTGTGGCCTGGATCAGTGGTTTTGTGGAATCCACAGTTCAGACTGTTCTTGTTTTACAATTACCTCTCTGCAGCCACCACAGGGTGGATGACTTTGTGTGTGAGGTGCCTGCCCTGATGAAAATCGCCTGTGTGGACACAACCTTCCTGGAAAATGAGCTCACCATAGCAGGTGCTCTCTATGTGATTACACCTCTGGGGCTTATTCTGGTCTCCTATGGTTGCATTGTTGGAAGTGTGCTGAGGATAAAATCTGCTGAAGGCAGGAGGAGAGCATTTGGGACATGTGGATCCCACCTGATTGTGGTAGTTTTGTTCTTTGGGACTCTAATTTCTGTCTACATCCAGCCCAAGAGCAAGTACACACAGAATCACAGTAAATTCCTCACTCTCTTCTACACTGTAGTGACACCTTCTCTTAATCCTTTGATCTATACCTTgagaaaaaagacattaaaagggCTCCGAATAGGCTGCTTAAAAGAGACTCAAGTTAAGCAGAAATGTGAAACGTACTCTAGCAATCCCTCAGATACTGGATACTTTAGGCATAGATTCTCCTTTCATGTGGGAAGGGACATCTCAATCATCCACATAAAGGTATTTCCTTTCAGTGAGGTCCTGTAG